The following are encoded in a window of Lactobacillus panisapium genomic DNA:
- a CDS encoding L-ribulose-5-phosphate 4-epimerase has product MLEQLKKEVYEANMQLPKLDLVTFTWGNVSGIDRDQGLFVIKPSGVDYDKLQPEDLVVVDLTGKVVEGKLNPSSDTPTHTYLYNHFPKIGGIVHTHSPWAVAFAAAKMDIPALNTTHADTFYTDVPAADALTKEEIEEDYEGNTGKTIVRTFNERHLDYEATPGSLVSQHGPFCWGETPAKAVYNAKVLEVVAEEDYHTLQLTRSDSHLPQYLLDKHYYRKHGENAYYGQNNAQSKTHAKRK; this is encoded by the coding sequence ATGCTGGAACAACTGAAAAAAGAAGTATATGAAGCTAATATGCAGTTACCAAAACTAGATTTGGTTACATTTACCTGGGGCAATGTTTCAGGAATAGACCGCGATCAAGGATTATTTGTCATTAAGCCTTCTGGTGTGGATTATGATAAATTGCAACCTGAAGACCTTGTGGTAGTTGATCTGACGGGTAAAGTGGTTGAAGGTAAATTAAATCCTTCAAGTGACACTCCAACACATACGTATTTATATAATCATTTTCCCAAAATTGGTGGTATTGTGCACACCCATTCGCCGTGGGCAGTAGCCTTTGCGGCAGCTAAAATGGATATTCCTGCTCTTAATACAACGCATGCAGATACTTTTTACACTGATGTACCAGCTGCAGATGCGTTAACTAAAGAAGAAATCGAAGAAGATTATGAGGGCAACACTGGTAAGACCATCGTTCGCACTTTTAATGAACGACATTTAGATTATGAAGCAACTCCTGGGAGTTTAGTTAGTCAGCACGGACCGTTTTGCTGGGGTGAAACTCCGGCTAAGGCAGTTTACAATGCTAAAGTTTTAGAAGTTGTTGCCGAAGAAGATTATCATACTTTGCAATTAACTAGGTCTGATAGCCATCTTCCTCAGTATTTATTAGATAAACATTATTACCGTAAGCATGGAGAAAATGCATATTATGGTCAGAATAATGCGCAATCAAAAACACATGCTAAAAGAAAGTAA
- a CDS encoding xylulokinase: MNISEIVQLIKSGQTALGIEFGSTQVKAVLITTDFQPIASGSYLWENTLQDGIWTYSQKEILTGLRQSYAQLAANVSSKYHVKIEHIGSIGVSAMMHGYLPFDQNDKLLVPFRTWRNTITGDAASELTKLFNFNIPLRWSIAHLYHAILQDEEHVKDIAYLTTLAGYVHWQLSGEKNIGVGDASGMFPIGKNGQFDQECLQKFGALEKVKKYPWKIEQILPHVLKAGEVAGHLTKEGANLLDPTQTLQAGSVMAPPEGDAGTGMISTNSVRKRTGNISVGTSEFSMVVLDKPLKKVHRDIDLVTTPTGLPVAMVHINNCSSDINAWAQLFQEFAGRLGIDISADQLYSALFLDATKSDPDAGGMVNYSYFSGEPITKTQEGRPLLVRTPNSKFTLANFMLAQLYSAYAPLRIGMDILTKEENVTTDVMIAQGGLFKTPVIGQQVLSNMLNLPISVMTNASVGGPWGMAVLAQYVASGASEPLEDYLDTKVFVDSEIMTLSPEPEGVKGAAKYLERYKLALPLENEAKVLSDEAK; this comes from the coding sequence TTGAATATTTCAGAAATTGTGCAACTAATAAAATCAGGTCAAACAGCACTTGGAATTGAATTTGGCTCAACACAAGTAAAAGCAGTATTAATTACAACTGATTTCCAGCCAATTGCATCAGGTAGTTATCTTTGGGAGAATACACTGCAAGATGGAATTTGGACATATTCACAAAAAGAAATTTTAACTGGCTTAAGACAAAGTTATGCACAATTAGCTGCAAATGTAAGCAGCAAATATCATGTAAAAATTGAACATATTGGTTCAATTGGCGTAAGTGCGATGATGCACGGATATTTGCCTTTTGACCAAAATGACAAATTGCTAGTTCCCTTCAGAACTTGGCGAAATACGATAACTGGAGACGCAGCAAGTGAACTAACCAAATTGTTTAATTTTAATATTCCACTGCGTTGGAGCATTGCTCACTTGTATCATGCTATTTTGCAAGATGAGGAGCATGTAAAAGACATTGCTTATTTAACAACATTAGCAGGTTATGTTCACTGGCAATTATCTGGTGAAAAAAACATTGGTGTAGGCGATGCTTCGGGGATGTTTCCCATCGGTAAGAATGGTCAATTCGATCAGGAATGCTTACAAAAGTTTGGTGCCTTAGAAAAAGTTAAAAAGTACCCGTGGAAGATCGAACAAATTTTGCCACATGTATTAAAGGCAGGCGAAGTTGCTGGTCATTTAACTAAAGAGGGGGCAAATTTACTTGATCCAACCCAGACATTGCAAGCAGGAAGCGTGATGGCACCACCTGAAGGCGATGCAGGAACAGGTATGATTAGTACTAACAGTGTTCGTAAGCGCACAGGTAATATTTCTGTTGGGACTTCTGAATTTTCAATGGTTGTCTTAGACAAGCCACTTAAAAAAGTTCACCGTGACATCGATCTTGTTACAACACCAACTGGGTTGCCTGTAGCCATGGTGCATATCAATAATTGTTCATCTGATATCAATGCATGGGCACAACTTTTCCAGGAATTTGCTGGGAGGCTTGGAATTGATATCAGTGCCGATCAGCTATATAGCGCACTTTTTCTAGATGCGACTAAGTCGGATCCCGATGCAGGAGGAATGGTTAATTACAGCTATTTCTCAGGGGAACCAATTACCAAGACGCAAGAAGGCAGACCGCTATTAGTCAGAACACCTAATAGTAAATTTACATTGGCTAACTTCATGCTGGCTCAGTTATATTCGGCCTATGCGCCACTTAGAATTGGGATGGACATTTTGACTAAAGAAGAAAATGTCACAACTGATGTCATGATTGCGCAAGGTGGCCTATTTAAAACTCCCGTAATCGGGCAGCAAGTTTTATCCAATATGTTGAACTTACCAATCTCTGTTATGACTAACGCTAGTGTCGGCGGACCTTGGGGTATGGCAGTACTCGCGCAATATGTTGCTTCCGGTGCGTCCGAGCCATTAGAAGATTACCTAGATACTAAGGTTTTTGTAGATTCTGAAATTATGACACTGAGTCCAGAGCCAGAAGGAGTTAAGGGTGCTGCTAAATACCTTGAGCGCTATAAATTAGCACTTCCTTTGGAAAATGAAGCAAAAGTTTTGAGTGATGAGGCGAAGTAA
- a CDS encoding sugar porter family MFS transporter: protein MKKNKISSRFIYFFGSFGGILFGYDIGVMTGALPFLQKDWHLTNATVVGWITSAVMFGAIFGGAVAGQLSDRFGRRKMILASAIVFAIFALLSMVAPNNGSFYLIIVRVLLGLAVGAASALVPAYMSEMAPANARGSLSGLNQTMIVSGMLLSYIMDFLLKGLPQAWGWRIMLGLAAVPAIILFCGVLRLPESPRFLIKNNQEQEAKAVLSSIRKNPQEVTDEINDIKSASQKENSATEATTWGSLFSSKYCYLVIAGVGVAAFQQFQGANAIFYYIPLIVEKATGNAASSALLWPIVQGVILVIGSLVYIAIAEKCKRRTLLMLGGTVMGLSFLLPSVINSIDPHANPMMIVVFLCIYVAFYSFTWAPLTWVLVGEIFPLAIRGRASGLASSVNWIGSWAVGLLFPMMTASMSQEMVFAIFGIICILGVLFVKFCVPETKGYTLEQIESIGMNHGKDLMED, encoded by the coding sequence GTGAAAAAGAATAAAATTTCTAGTCGATTTATTTATTTCTTTGGTTCATTTGGTGGAATTTTATTTGGTTATGACATTGGAGTTATGACGGGTGCTTTACCTTTTCTTCAAAAAGATTGGCATTTAACAAATGCAACAGTTGTTGGTTGGATAACTTCAGCTGTTATGTTTGGAGCCATTTTTGGAGGAGCAGTTGCTGGACAGCTTTCTGATCGTTTTGGACGACGCAAAATGATTTTGGCTTCAGCTATTGTGTTTGCAATTTTTGCTTTACTTTCAATGGTTGCTCCGAATAACGGGTCTTTCTATTTAATTATTGTTAGAGTCCTATTAGGTCTAGCTGTTGGTGCTGCTTCGGCTTTGGTTCCAGCATATATGTCAGAAATGGCACCTGCAAATGCCAGAGGTAGTCTTTCAGGCCTGAATCAAACAATGATTGTTTCAGGAATGTTGTTATCTTATATAATGGATTTCTTATTAAAAGGGCTTCCACAAGCTTGGGGTTGGAGAATAATGCTTGGCTTAGCCGCTGTACCTGCAATCATCTTGTTTTGTGGCGTACTACGTTTACCAGAATCACCTCGGTTTTTAATAAAAAATAATCAGGAACAAGAAGCTAAGGCAGTTCTTTCAAGTATTCGGAAAAACCCACAGGAAGTTACCGATGAAATTAATGATATAAAATCTGCTTCGCAAAAAGAAAATTCTGCAACTGAAGCAACGACCTGGGGTTCTCTTTTTAGTAGTAAATATTGTTATTTGGTTATTGCTGGTGTCGGTGTGGCAGCTTTTCAGCAATTTCAAGGAGCAAATGCAATCTTCTATTACATTCCGTTAATTGTGGAAAAGGCAACAGGAAACGCTGCAAGTTCAGCTTTGTTATGGCCGATCGTTCAAGGTGTGATTTTAGTGATTGGTTCGTTGGTATATATAGCAATAGCTGAAAAATGTAAGCGAAGAACCTTGCTAATGCTAGGCGGAACTGTAATGGGTCTTTCCTTTTTACTTCCTTCCGTTATTAATAGTATAGATCCTCACGCAAATCCAATGATGATTGTAGTTTTTCTATGTATCTATGTTGCATTTTACTCATTCACTTGGGCACCTTTAACTTGGGTTTTAGTAGGTGAAATTTTCCCATTGGCAATTCGTGGACGTGCTTCTGGATTAGCCTCATCCGTCAACTGGATTGGATCTTGGGCTGTAGGTCTACTGTTTCCAATGATGACGGCTTCAATGTCTCAAGAAATGGTTTTTGCAATCTTTGGCATTATCTGCATTTTAGGAGTCTTATTCGTTAAATTCTGTGTACCGGAGACCAAAGGATATACATTAGAGCAAATTGAGTCTATTGGAATGAATCACGGAAAAGATCTGATGGAGGACTAA
- a CDS encoding GntR family transcriptional regulator yields MKRDYIAIVETLKNEITFGHYQVNQQLPTESELINRFHSTRYAVRKALTELQNEHLIYKIQGSGMFIQDWNKKWQVNPKSKTIGLICTHIADYIFPKIISQIDTVIDPKGYSLLIANTHNYPKTERSNLIKMLDLQVAGLIVEPSESAKPCQNTDIYQRIAKSKIPLLFINAEYPEFNFPAITNSDRESEEELINYLLHKGHKNILGIFQTDDLQGVERMKGFIQAYQNNDANLANSNLIMYSSHDSFSIISKKIDDYLNSSQPPTAIACYNDELALLVTDKLKKKNIRIPQDVSIVGFDNFDSAAYLNPSLTTMNYQRTSVGEEAGKGILALIDGKKFTSVVHHPQLKLRDSVISLNK; encoded by the coding sequence TTGAAACGTGATTACATAGCCATTGTGGAGACTTTAAAAAATGAAATTACTTTTGGACATTATCAAGTTAATCAACAACTTCCTACTGAAAGTGAATTAATTAATCGCTTTCATTCGACAAGATATGCTGTTAGAAAAGCACTAACTGAGTTACAAAACGAGCATCTAATTTATAAAATTCAGGGAAGTGGGATGTTTATCCAAGATTGGAACAAGAAGTGGCAAGTAAATCCTAAAAGTAAAACTATTGGTTTAATTTGTACACATATTGCAGACTACATTTTCCCCAAAATTATTTCTCAGATTGATACCGTTATTGATCCTAAAGGATATTCTCTTCTAATAGCTAACACTCATAATTATCCAAAAACTGAACGCTCTAATTTAATTAAAATGCTGGACTTACAAGTTGCTGGACTAATAGTTGAGCCAAGTGAGAGTGCAAAACCCTGTCAAAATACTGATATTTATCAAAGGATTGCAAAAAGCAAGATTCCACTTTTATTCATTAATGCAGAATACCCAGAATTCAATTTCCCTGCAATCACTAATTCTGATCGTGAATCTGAAGAAGAATTAATCAATTACCTTTTACATAAAGGCCATAAAAATATATTAGGGATCTTTCAGACTGATGATCTCCAAGGTGTAGAACGTATGAAAGGCTTTATCCAGGCCTATCAGAATAATGATGCTAATTTGGCTAATAGCAATTTAATTATGTATAGTTCGCATGATTCATTCAGTATTATTAGTAAAAAGATTGACGATTATTTAAATAGCAGTCAGCCACCAACAGCAATTGCTTGTTACAACGATGAGCTGGCTCTACTAGTAACTGATAAACTTAAAAAGAAAAACATTAGAATTCCACAAGACGTTTCGATTGTTGGCTTTGATAATTTTGACTCCGCAGCTTACTTAAATCCTAGTTTGACAACAATGAATTACCAGCGCACATCAGTTGGTGAAGAAGCTGGTAAGGGAATCTTAGCGCTAATCGATGGGAAAAAGTTTACTTCGGTTGTCCATCACCCACAATTAAAGCTACGTGACTCAGTTATTTCACTCAATAAGTAA
- a CDS encoding DUF3021 family protein codes for MKLLKKCISYFLTGVGFGSTSYLAILTFVYPKIAPTQIGFIFVFIMSGLIGLLSMIFETDLPFLIALIIHLAGSFILFILMMIISNFALSQVTIGLFFLIYIIVWAVVILMQVNTVHKINKRIKKRNSNKS; via the coding sequence ATGAAGCTACTAAAAAAGTGTATTAGTTATTTCTTAACCGGAGTTGGCTTTGGTTCAACCAGCTATTTAGCTATCCTAACTTTTGTCTATCCTAAGATTGCACCCACCCAAATTGGTTTTATATTCGTTTTCATCATGTCAGGCTTGATTGGCCTTTTGTCGATGATTTTTGAAACGGATTTGCCTTTTCTAATTGCGCTAATTATCCACTTAGCGGGTAGTTTTATCTTATTTATTCTAATGATGATAATTAGTAATTTTGCTTTAAGCCAAGTGACAATTGGACTATTCTTCCTGATTTACATAATTGTTTGGGCGGTTGTAATCTTGATGCAGGTGAATACTGTTCATAAAATTAATAAACGAATTAAGAAGCGAAATAGCAATAAATCGTAA
- a CDS encoding LytTR family DNA-binding domain-containing protein, which yields MKIKFQTDATLSKDEIEVAIKAVQETETVSKLISYLNKFNESQRALIPVKTEDRIVTLKQGEIIKIEVQATTLIYYTTKNIFKAKGRLYQVLTNLNDDFVQVSRHGLINLNYLESIEVGFAGNMVAKLANNLKADVSRHYLPELEKKVGL from the coding sequence GTGAAAATTAAATTTCAAACCGATGCCACTTTAAGCAAAGATGAAATTGAAGTTGCCATTAAAGCCGTGCAGGAAACAGAAACTGTCAGTAAACTGATCAGTTATTTAAATAAGTTTAACGAAAGTCAGCGCGCATTAATCCCTGTTAAAACTGAGGATCGCATTGTCACCCTTAAACAAGGGGAAATTATCAAAATCGAAGTTCAAGCAACGACATTAATCTACTACACAACCAAAAATATTTTTAAGGCTAAGGGGAGACTCTATCAGGTGCTAACTAATTTGAACGATGATTTTGTTCAAGTGTCTCGCCATGGTCTAATTAATTTAAATTATTTGGAGTCAATTGAGGTCGGCTTTGCGGGAAATATGGTTGCTAAACTGGCCAATAACTTAAAAGCTGATGTTTCAAGACATTATTTGCCAGAATTAGAAAAAAAGGTAGGTCTTTAA
- a CDS encoding ABC transporter permease → MLALLQRNIRIYFGNIFGVIMSCLGALISFFIYIGFLQRTLEKSWGNIPHITEILDLWMIAGIVTIAGITTSFQALGQLVKDKETRTADDLSLTDTSLPTRNFAYILASVFVSLIMQIVTFAIMSIYFTAVNKISIPNNAYLLSSGFILLGAISATLVNGVITLFIHSYTTFSRLSSIIGAAAGFAVATYMPYGTLTAHAQTLVKLIPSSYEAAALRSILLDKVSPNFLTGNARTQMFNYLGVSFKIYGYRLARMDNAYMLLGMTALLTVIIIALSLTIAKSKNNV, encoded by the coding sequence ATGCTTGCTCTATTACAAAGAAACATTAGAATTTATTTTGGAAATATTTTCGGTGTGATTATGTCTTGCTTAGGGGCATTGATTTCATTCTTCATCTATATTGGCTTTTTACAAAGAACTCTAGAAAAATCTTGGGGTAATATTCCTCATATAACCGAAATCCTCGATTTGTGGATGATTGCAGGTATTGTGACAATTGCGGGAATAACCACATCTTTTCAGGCGTTAGGGCAGCTCGTTAAGGACAAGGAAACAAGAACAGCAGATGATTTGAGCCTGACCGATACTTCTCTGCCAACGCGAAATTTTGCTTATATTTTAGCAAGTGTTTTTGTTAGTTTGATCATGCAAATAGTTACTTTTGCGATAATGAGCATTTATTTTACAGCGGTTAATAAAATTAGTATTCCTAATAATGCATATTTGTTAAGCAGTGGGTTTATTTTGCTGGGTGCTATTTCCGCGACCTTGGTAAACGGAGTAATTACGCTATTTATTCACTCCTATACTACTTTTAGTCGTCTATCATCTATCATTGGAGCAGCGGCAGGTTTTGCAGTAGCAACTTATATGCCATACGGAACATTAACTGCTCATGCTCAAACTTTAGTCAAGTTAATACCAAGTAGTTATGAAGCTGCAGCTTTGAGAAGTATATTGCTAGATAAAGTAAGCCCAAATTTTTTAACAGGTAATGCAAGAACCCAAATGTTCAATTATCTTGGAGTTTCTTTTAAAATATATGGCTATCGGTTAGCCAGAATGGATAATGCTTATATGTTGTTGGGGATGACAGCACTTTTGACCGTGATAATTATTGCTTTATCGTTGACAATTGCTAAAAGTAAAAATAATGTTTGA
- a CDS encoding ABC transporter ATP-binding protein — protein sequence MLIETHNLTKNYGNRPALNGVDLKIGKGQLIAFIGTNGAGKSTTINILTGLLKPTSGTISYAANLKIGVVFQTSVLDDKLSVKANLYLRARMYKEFSSEWLEELINLMGIRRFLHQKYGTLSGGQRRRVDIARSLVNRPDILFLDEPTTGLDLQTRLVIWQLLQKLQKEQGLTIFLTTHYLEEAESADQMYILENGHVLASGTVKEIKNQYAPTKLLVNIKNKAKLKTNHAVIHLKNNLVEIDALSFKEVTSFLNQNLDEITDFEYRKGSINDAFIKITGKELQ from the coding sequence ATGCTTATTGAAACGCACAATTTAACTAAAAATTACGGTAATCGTCCTGCTTTAAATGGGGTTGATTTAAAAATTGGTAAGGGACAACTCATTGCCTTTATAGGTACAAATGGAGCAGGAAAATCAACTACGATTAATATCTTGACTGGGTTATTAAAGCCAACTTCAGGTACTATTTCTTATGCAGCTAACCTGAAAATAGGTGTAGTTTTTCAGACTAGTGTTTTAGATGATAAATTGTCAGTTAAAGCCAATCTCTATTTAAGAGCAAGAATGTATAAAGAGTTTTCATCAGAGTGGCTCGAAGAACTAATTAACTTAATGGGGATTAGGAGATTCTTGCACCAAAAATACGGAACATTGTCTGGTGGTCAAAGAAGAAGAGTGGACATTGCCCGATCATTAGTTAATCGTCCCGACATCTTGTTTTTAGATGAGCCAACCACAGGGCTAGATTTACAAACAAGATTAGTGATTTGGCAACTCTTACAAAAGCTGCAAAAAGAGCAAGGACTAACCATTTTCTTGACGACTCATTATCTCGAAGAAGCTGAAAGTGCCGATCAAATGTATATTTTGGAAAATGGGCATGTCTTAGCCAGTGGAACAGTTAAAGAAATTAAAAATCAATATGCGCCTACGAAATTACTCGTTAATATAAAAAATAAAGCGAAGCTGAAAACAAATCATGCGGTCATTCACCTTAAAAATAACCTAGTTGAAATTGATGCTTTATCTTTTAAAGAAGTAACGAGCTTCCTAAATCAAAATCTGGATGAAATAACTGATTTTGAGTATCGTAAAGGATCAATCAATGACGCCTTTATTAAAATTACGGGAAAGGAGTTACAATGA
- a CDS encoding ATP-binding cassette domain-containing protein, which produces MIAGVEKDKNSSAELISQIEVENLALKYDHSPEIAYPNFTINEGEKVLLTGDSGTGKSTLLKAILGEIIYKNDVGDQITRDLKQIGYLAQDPKLFPGTIADNIVMLHHELYAKIPQLLNKVQLEADVMRFPAGVETVVDLDQDNLSGGQRQKVILAREEVFYNNFVLMDEATGAIDSKAPKKIIEYLVSTDKNIVLIAHNFDERITGLFDREIQLTGRSSLTLSCFYFLFSKFHSKIISFHV; this is translated from the coding sequence ATGATTGCAGGAGTTGAGAAAGATAAAAATTCTTCAGCTGAACTGATAAGTCAGATTGAAGTTGAAAATTTGGCACTTAAATACGACCATAGCCCAGAAATCGCCTATCCCAATTTCACGATTAACGAGGGTGAAAAAGTTTTACTTACAGGTGATAGTGGTACAGGTAAGTCAACTTTATTGAAAGCTATTTTAGGTGAAATTATCTATAAAAATGATGTCGGCGATCAAATCACCCGGGATTTGAAGCAAATTGGCTATTTGGCACAAGACCCGAAACTGTTTCCCGGCACGATTGCTGATAACATTGTGATGTTACATCATGAACTTTATGCCAAAATACCACAATTGTTAAATAAGGTTCAGTTAGAAGCCGATGTGATGAGATTTCCTGCCGGTGTTGAAACAGTAGTTGATTTAGATCAAGATAATTTGTCCGGTGGCCAACGACAAAAGGTGATCTTGGCTCGTGAAGAAGTCTTTTATAATAACTTTGTTTTAATGGATGAAGCAACCGGTGCTATAGATAGCAAAGCACCAAAGAAAATTATTGAGTATTTGGTTTCGACTGACAAAAACATCGTTCTAATTGCACATAACTTTGACGAGCGAATCACTGGCTTGTTTGACCGCGAAATTCAGTTAACAGGCAGAAGCAGCTTAACATTAAGTTGCTTCTATTTTTTATTCTCAAAATTTCATAGCAAAATCATATCCTTTCATGTTTGA